The following are encoded together in the Triticum dicoccoides isolate Atlit2015 ecotype Zavitan chromosome 6B, WEW_v2.0, whole genome shotgun sequence genome:
- the LOC119326641 gene encoding defensin-like protein CAL1, which yields MALSGRMAASALLLLLLLLATEMGTPTRKVAEARDCLSKSHKFKGACLSSSNCASICRTENFPGGECKLDSFARKCFCKRVC from the exons ATGGCGCTCTCTGGTCGCATGGCCGCATCcgccctcctcctgctcctcctcctcctcgccacag AGATGGGGACGCCgacgaggaaggtggcggaggCGCGGGACTGCCTGTCCAAGAGCCACAAGTTCAAGGGCGCGTGCCTCAGCAGCAGCAACTGCGCCAGCATCTGCCGCACCGAGAACTTCCCCGGCGGCGAGTGCAAGCTCGACTCCTTCGCGCGCAAGTGCTTCTGCAAGAGGGTCTGCTAG